A region from the Papaver somniferum cultivar HN1 unplaced genomic scaffold, ASM357369v1 unplaced-scaffold_125, whole genome shotgun sequence genome encodes:
- the LOC113331528 gene encoding UDP-galactose/UDP-glucose transporter 3-like: MESHGGGASRVMVLCFCIAGIWSAYITQGVLQETLSTKRFGPDGERFEHLSFLNLAQNVVCLVWSFIMLKLWSGSSSGGAPWWSYWSAGITNTIGPAMGIEALKYISYPAQVLAKSSKMIPVMLMGTLVYGIKYTLPEYVCTFLVAGGVSVFALAKTSSKTISKLAHPNAPLGYGLCFLNLTFDGFTNATQDSITSRYPKTSAWDIMLGMNLWGTIYNLVYMFGLPYGSGFETYQFCLKHPEAAWDIFLFCLCGAVGQNFIFLTISRFGSLANTTITTTRKFVSIVVSSLVTGNPLSGKQWGSVMMVFSGLSYQIYLKWRKMQKKKKTTV, translated from the exons ATGGAGTCTCACGGTGGAGGAGCCAGCCGTGTCATGGTGTTGTGTTTCTGCATCGCTGGAATTTGGTCAGCTTATATTACTCAAGGTGTTCTTCAAGAAACTCT GTCCACTAAGCGCTTCGGCCCTGACGGGGAACGTTTTGAACATCTTTCCTTTTTAAACCTTGCACAAAATGTAGTTTGTTTGGTCTGGTCATTTATAA TGTTAAAGCTTTGGTCTGGAAGTAGTAGTGGTGGTGCTCCATGGTGGAGTTATTGGAGTGCCGGTATCACAAACACAATAGGTCCAGCTATGGGAATTGAAGCTCTGAAATACATCAGTTACCCAGCACAG GTCCTAGCAAAATCGTCAAAAATGATTCCAG TGATGTTGATGGGCACTCTAGTCTATGGGATCAAATACACGTTGCCTGAGTACGTATGCACCTTCCTTGTTGCTGGTGGGGTATCAGTATTTGCGCTTGCAAAG ACTAGTTCAAAGACCATAAGCAAGCTCGCTCACCCAAATGCCCCCCTTGGATATGGGCTATGTTTTCTGAACCTGACTTTTGATGGTTTCACAAACGCAACACAAGATTCTATCACATCAAG GTACCCAAAGACGAGTGCATGGGACATAATGCTGGGAATGAATTTATGGGGTACCATATATAATTTGGTGTACATGTTTGGTTTGCCGTACGGTAGTGGTTTTGAGACATATCAGTTCTGCCTAAAGCATCCAGAGGCAGCATGGGACATTTTCCTCTTCTGTTTGTGTGGAGCTGTTGGTCAGAACTTCATTTTCTTGACAATCAGCCGCTTCGGCTCCTTGGCCAACACCACAATCACAACAACCCGCAAATTTGTAAGCATTGTAGTGTCTTCACTGGTGACTGGCAATCCACTGTCAGGGAAGCAATGGGGAAGTGTTATGATGGTCTTCTCTGGGCTATCGTACCAAATATACTTGAAGTGGAGAAagatgcagaaaaagaaaaagaccac AGTATGA